Within Porites lutea chromosome 2, jaPorLute2.1, whole genome shotgun sequence, the genomic segment AATCAACTCAATTTTGCAGGCAATACCCTTTTTTATACCTTTAGGACAGAGTCGCAAGAAATTGTAAAAAATTTTCACCCCATGCTGGTTATTTCCAGTGGTCCATCCCTTTGATACTACATATGAGACATTTTTAGCACAAGTATTATTGCAAACATATGAAAGATTATTTAGAACGAAGAATTTTAAAGTTTTCCCATTTTTCCTCTCTTGGTGTCATTTTACCCAACTACTTAAAACTTCCCCGGTCCAGGCCCACTGAGTATTTCCTGGGTAACATGACAGTTGCTGTCAGTGTAGACGATGTGAGTTGTAGCCCCGggattgaaaaacaaacaaaatgagatAATTTTCATGTTCatattctgtttttaattaatCAGACGTTACGTACGATACAAACCATAAAATTGGAAGCTTAAAACATCCTTCAAACATCCGCCAGttaaaagagctaaaaaaacATTGCGATCTAGAACAGACTGGATATCATTTAATTAAATTTGTCAGAGTAATTATAAGAGCTTGGATCCATTCTTATCCGGGGATTTTTAAACGTTgaatttgcaataaaaatatataaatctTCTTTGTTCTCTCACGTTTAACAGAAATACTAGGGAGAACTCAAttggctggtttgtttgtttttttcctcttgACATTACTTATTTGGGTTGATACTCAAAGTACAAGAGGAATTTCGATGGCATATCACAGCTAGCAAAATTGCTACAGACCTGCTTAAAACTTCCCCGTCCCAGGCCCATTACTGAGTATTTCCTGGGTACGTGTGCGAGTTGCTCTCAATGTAGACGATGAGAGTTGTAGCCCTGGGgttggaaaacaaacaaaatgagaaaattttcatgttcctgttctgtttttaaaattaaccagACATCACATACGATACAAACCAAAAAATGGGATGCTTAAAACATCCTTACAACATCCGCCAgttaaaagagtttaaaaaaaaacattgcgaTATAGAAGGGATTGGGTATTACTATATCTATTTAAATTTATCAGAGTAATTATAAGAGCTTGGATTTATTGTTATACGGTGATTCTTAAATATCGAATTCgcaataaaaatacataaatctTCTCAGTGTTCTCGGACGTTTAACAGAATTTCTAGGGAGAACTCAGttggctggtttgtttgtttgttacggTTTTTTCTCTTGACATTACTTATTTCCTGGGCTGAAACTCAAAGTACAATTAAAGGATTTTCGATGGCATTACAGGTAGCTCAATTGCTACGACCTACTTAAAACTTAATTCCGCGGTCCAGACCCACTGAGTATTTCCTGGGTAACGTGTGAGTTGCTCTCAATGTAGACGAAGGGAGTTGTAGCCCCGGGGttgataaacaaacaaaataagatAATTTTCATGTTCCCGCCCTGTTTTTAATTAATTGGACATCACATACGATACAAACCAAAAAATGGGATGCTTAAAACATCCTTACCACATTCGCCAgttaaaagagtttaaaaaaacattGCGATCTAGAAGGGACTGGGTATCATTTAATTAAATTTGTCAGAGTAATTATAAGAGCTTGAATCCATTCTTATCCGGGGATTCTTAAACGTTGAATTcgcaataaaaatatataaatctTCTTTGTTCTCTCACGTTTAAGAGAAATACTAGGGAGAACTCAGttggctggtttgtttgttttttttcctcttgaCATTACTTATTTGGGTTGATACTCAAAGTACAAGAGGAATTTCGATGGCATATCACAGCTAGCACAATACAGACCCTGCTTAAAACTTCCCCGTCCCAGGCCCAATGAGTATTTCCTGGGTAACGTGCGAGTTGCTCTCAATGTAGACGATGAGAGTTGTAGCCCCGGggttgaaaacaaacaaaatgagaaaATGTTCATGTTCCCGCTCTGTTTTTAATTAATTGGACATCACATACGATACAAACCAAAATATGGGATACTTAAAACATCCTTACAACATCCGCCAgttaaaagagtttaaaaaaaaaaaaacattgcgaTATAGAAGGGATTGGGTAttactgtatttatttaaatttatcagAGTAATTATAAGAGCTTGAATTCATTGTTATACGGTGATTCTTAAACATTGAATtcgtaataaaaatataaaaatcgTCTTTGTTCTCTCACGTTTAACAGAAATGCTGGGGAGAACTCAGttggctggtttgtttgtttgtttgttttcctcttGACATTACTTATTTGGGTTGATACTCACTCAAAGTACAAGAGGAATTTCGATGGCATATTACAGGTAGCACAATTGCTACACACTTCCTTAAAACTTCCCCGTCCCAGGCCCACTGAGTATTTCCTGGGTACGTGTGCGAGTTGCTCTCAATGTAGACGATGAGAGTTGTAGCCCCTGggttgaaaaacaaacaaaatgagatGATTTTCATGTTCCTGTTCTGTTTGTAACATTAATCAGACATCACATACGATACAAACCTATAAAATGTGAACATCCGCCACAAAAATACTAGGGAGAACTCAATTTgcaggtttgttttttttgttgttttttccacTTGACACTACTCATTTGGATGGGTTGATATTCAAAGTACAAGAGGAATTTCGATGGCATATCGCAGGTGGCACAAGCTTTTGCGTGCACAAGTCCTTATATTTCGAGGGTTACCAAATGCTTTTATATTCGAGCTTGGGTTGACCTGGGGGCATACTAGCGTAAATCATGATCATTTGGCAAAATGTTCTATGGGAGTACTGTCACAAATTATGTGTGGTACAATCAGTTCTCTGTAGCTTCAATTCTTCACTCCATTAAagtatatttcttcacatgttcatattttagaattctgtactctgttctaCACTTAAAGGATTCATCGACATCAACTCGCGTAAAAATTCGATGATCTACACTCAATCCACACACTCGATCAGCTCCACGACTCCGAACGACTACACAGTTCTAAGACTGTCGTACAAAGCTCAGTTCtcagatcacgtgacgagttttccAGCCACAATGCCGCAATATAAGCTAGgtcattcttttttttgtcgAGTGAGTACTGGAAAGTAGTCTGACCATCTCGCTATTTATGCTAAAATGCACAATTTGCCCTCCCCATGCACTTCTAAAACCGACGGCAAGTAACGTGAGGTGGATGAATTCGACGGCTACACATCGTTGCGGTATGCTGGCCTTCGCTGAGCCAAGCTGTCAAGCTCTCCTAATGAGCTCTCTACGACTCACGCGCAACATCAAATGCCGTTGCTCAAGTTgtttctggccccagttgttaaaAAGGCGAATAACGCTATCTACTGGATAAGTCTCTATCCACTGAAAAGCGCAATTGGTTTACCTAATTCTTATCCGCTGAATAatgatttatccggtgaatagcgctattcaacgtttgaacaactgggacctggACAGGATGAAAGTTGTAGGTTCTCTTTCCGCGGGCAGCCTTATTCTCATTGATCTCCTGGCTTTACGGCGTGCTGACTTTTTGGGACTCCATTATCTTCCTTTTATTCAAGTATTGACCTTGCCCTCCTGTCCGATCCACAAACGATGATTTTTTACCCACAAGAAATTCTCAACACAAGGCTTGGGTTCGTAGAAAAAGATTGAACTAGGATCGAACATCTTATAGTCAAACGTTTTGAGGTCGCAATACACAGAGAAGTTAGATACTGGAGGAACCTCTTGCGGGCCATCTCCGCTGGCTTTCCCCAGCTGCAACATCCGTGGGGCAAATGCTTTATGAACACCCAAGTACTTATCACAAATGTTCTTGGCCTGCCAGTCAAATGTATCAGGCACCCAATGATTAAGTCTGTGGTCATGAAAATACAACTTATCAGAGATTTTGTTGAGCCATAAAGCAATTTGCTGGTCAGCGTGAGGGTGACATAGCATCGTGCGCGCGTCTTGCGTCAAAAAAGTCTCCACGATATCACGTGAGAACACCATCCAAGACTCGTCGACCCATGAGCCATTTATTTCGCAGTGAAAATTTCCCCAAACAAGATTTTCTTTAGGACGTAGCGGCAACTCATTAAGCAACTTCTCAAGACATACAAAGTAATCATCGTCCACTCGAAAGAAGTACTGAAAGTCGTATCTAGCCGCGGTCCACTTCGCGTGGTACAGAAAGCGTAATCCAAATTCTATCCCGCCCAGTAACGGTTGAAATTCCATGTCTCCATAAAGTgatctttcttttaaaagactTCGCTGGATTTTCGTGTTCACTACTCGTCCATCTGTGAAGAAATGGCAAGCGacctacaaagagaaaatgcgaCATGAAAGACTAGTACATTAGATCATTTTTCTAACTCGAACACCTGAAGAGCTGTGGCCTGACTGGTTACCAGTCGTCTCTCAGTCTACTATTAATACCAACTAGAAGCGTGGTAAAGGAGAGAGCGAGGGGTGATAAGAAGGAGAAAGAGGCCTGGGGAGACTCTCTCTCCCTTTCATTTTCGtccttcccatcacccctcgCCCTCTCTTTGGTCACGCTTTTCGTGTTCCCCTCTCCACGTTCGATCCAAACAGAGaagactggggacgagtcaggaGCTGTAGCTGTAACTTTTGAGGGGGGCTGTAAGGATGTCGACCCAGACCATAATAGTAACTATCAGTCACTCAATTGATTTGTTAGGTACCTCTTTAGGGTTAAAAATTTTTTGCCACACCTTTAACGCAAGTTTTATGTTTTCATTTGGGACTGATGTTGGAATTTTTTGCCAAGCACCCCAGACATTTCATAAAGGAATACTCCTCCAGACTCGTAATATCTATTGCTAAATATCCTGACCCCTCTATAAACTCTTAACGTTGCCttcgtttgttgtttgttttttgtatccTGAAACTCTCTAAAACAGGATATATTTCAAACTTAAAGATCATCCAGCTGTATGTTTTCATAATCTGGTCACTGTAGTTTTATCTACGAGGTACTACAAGCAATTACGTAAGAAATTCACCATAtagaggggggcgtaagggggcACGAATACCGCAAAACCACACAAAAATACGTATAAACACCGCACAGAAAAACATAAGAAACTTTGCAAACCGCTTTGGAATTACCCGAAAATTTCTAAATACCGCAAAACcgcttggttttgtaaaaccgcaataccgcaacttgaaataaaaatttccgcaaaaccgcatcaccgcaaacccttacgctCTTCTCCATTTACCTCTTCGGCTTTGCAATGTTTCCACCACGTCTGTCGGATAgcttctcttctttctcttctcaATGGTGCTGTTGATACAATTATAACCAGAAGAACACGTGATTTGTTCTCACCAAAGTCCCGGATGTGACTGATAGGTAGTCCGACACTGACATCATGTATTGGCCAAACCAATTCCCCTTGAATCTCACTCAGTTGTATACGATACGGGAGCATATCTGGCTGATAGAGTATGTTGGGTTCCGTTGTATTATGGAAGATAAGGAGCAATATCATTGCTGCTATTGATATGACCAGGAACTGAATTAGTTGATACTTTCTTCGGCGAAGCATGGTGACACGATCTTGTCTTTCGGTAAAATTCAGTTTTAACTTCAAGTGAGAGCTAGATTAAAAAGAAATATCCCTGTCATTTTAAAGCCAAGTATACTAAAGTGcagttaaaacatttcttacaaAGAGATCATAATATGACCTAGTATGATCTCCTGTTCTTACTTGAGATTTTGAATCACGTTTAAAGCAAACGGCATACGCCAGATTAAAAGTTGAGTTGACAATTTCTCAGATTCAGAAATGAGCAGGTATAATTAGACTGTCTAAAATAATTCTTAACCACTAATGCGGTGAAATCACTCCAGgcgaattttaaagaaattaggCAAAAAATAGAGTTTATCCTGGCCTAgacaaaacaatggaaataaagcAGGCTGTCGCAATAATCCAATCAGAAATCGAATCATTTATTTTGGCCAGCGTTTTTGCGGAAGAACATCTGTGAACAAAGTACAAGTGACTTTTGCTTTATCCTTCAAAAAGTGGCGCTAGGCATTAATTCCAGCCAATCATAAGGCTTTAAACAGATCTACTGAAAAAAACCAAAATTATCCTCTCTGAAACATGACCAAAGCAAGCTGGATAATCCAAGCTCTTTGCTAACTGATAtctcaaaaaggaaaaaaaaattatttaccgAATTTATGCTCACTCCTGAACCTCTAGAGCTTATTTGCTCCGGTACAACAATCACATGACTGCCCGTTTCCAAAATTATCAGTCAAGCACCCCATTTTGCTGCTCTCGAACTGCTTACTGCTCTCGCGATTTGGTTCATTCTAGTTCCCAGTCCTTGAgctgcgatccttttggtcagcactCGCTGACCAAAAGAATCGCAGCTCTGAAAGCAAGAACGGATTAAGTTAAGTCTTTAGTTAAGTTAGTAAAGTGGGTTTAAATAAGCTGGGCGACGCGTATTCCATAACGAATGTAAAACGGCTTTAACGATTATGTTATCTTTTCTAATCTTATTTTCCCACTATTTTGTTCAACTGCTGTCAATTGCCTTTTGACATTAATTGTAACTTAACTAAAGCCAGCGGCCTGCTTGAACAGTGATAAGGTTTTCCGACTTACCTTAAATATTTCACCGGGATCTTTCTCCAGTTcttattttcatttcgcaaTAAATGAAATTTCTCGCTATTATAAACTTGCCTCAACGTCTTagtaaacagtaaaaatgtcCGTTCTTTTCCCTTGGGAACAATAAACCCTGACAGAACATTTACTAAATCCTCTGAAAAGGCTTTTAACTGAAAAAGCGAGACCGAAACCTGTTGACTGGTGTCTGCAGGTGGTTGCAcgatttctttattattatttctttatttatttccaaGACTTCTTGTTAAGCCTTCTTTCATCCTCTAAGGGCAACAAATGATTTCGATAAAAATTGTAAATGTCCTTTCAAAATGCTTTTTAATGTAATATTACTAGAAAGAAAACAGATACAAAATTCAacggggaaaaaaaaattacaaaaaagcatttatacaaaaggaaaaatacgAAGCAGAGAGATATGATTTTATTGGGAGATAAAGGACTAACCGGAAACATTTagtcaaatgaaaaaaaagaggaaaatgacCTTCAGGATCTCCATGGCTGAGAAAGTGAGAAGCGAGATGGACTGGAGACAAGCGAGAAGTGAGAGGCATCGAAGGACAAAAAAGTCATGAAACATATCTGCATCAAAAACCTTTCATAACAGATTCTTTCGCAGTACATTTAGGCCTTGTATAAGGAATCAGTTGAACCAATATCAAACTGCGCTTGTCTGTCCTCTGTCTTCTCATAAAACCTTTGGAAAAAGCAATCGCGCGCTGTGGTCATTCCCAGACGAGCCTTGATCCTTTTGGCCAGCGGAAAaacagccattttgaattttggcTCCAATTTGCATATTGTCTTTTCTCAGCAATTTAATAGCAACTGCTGTTGCCGACTATATCAAAATAACTTCGAAAATTAAGTACAATTTTGTCACatgtaaaatgcaaaaatatacttcttcttttatcttttgCTCTAAGAGAGCACAGACTTTTTTCTCCATAGCATGGAGGAATGCCTTTTTGTCCGTCCTGTGTTAGGCTTAACAGTGCTTTACTCAATTGCGTCATTTCCTTGTTACGCAAGAGTTAAATTCATAGTGCTGCTCACTTGATCAGAACGGCGAAAAGAGTTAATTGACTGCGGGCTCCCTAATCCTGTTCGCGCACGCGTAGAAGCTTTTCTGGCGTCAAAGCTACCAACACTATTGTCCAGTAATGTCGTAGCAGGTATCTCAATACTTGCACGGACAAACTCTGGATTGTTGATGAGGATTCGAACAATCTCTGAAGGTTTTGGTCTTTGCGATGGATCCTGGCTCCAACATTTGCGAAGTAACGACGccctaaaataaaaacaaagtgcAGATCCTAATATCAACATGGTTgctgaagaaagagaaaagaaatcttTGCCTTCCAGAACGACTAAAATCGCTAGATTTCTAATTAAATTCCATAAAAATGATGAGAGCaactccccctcccccgccccccaccccaaTGTGCCTTGTTGACGCCTATGTGGGTGAGATTGTCGGTTCGCGCTCTTGTTTTGTTGCGACATTCTcaatctatataatattgtgattgctacataagttcagtaacatctgtaaacctgaagaaggctggtatggccagccgaaatattgttataaaaaaacaatacacgttgttttaaatcagctttgcagtagtctttggacttctcgttcttggttctttatattttggctgatttgatctcttttctagagatccaacgtttacaactagcaggatcttcgtccacggtttttgcagttaatttaatccttgtTTCgaaaggtttttctccgggtactcggGTTTTTCCCTCTCTTCAAAACCTAACATTTCTCCTAAATCTCAAATCTAGGTCAGGaatggtagacgaagaaccactgtGCGGATACGATCAGCTAcctttaaataattattgatattcatttatttattcatttatttgcaTGAAAGATCGACATGCTACAAACTTACATTTCTCTACTAGAATGATGTGGTATTTCTAGCGTACATCCCAATTCCACCTTCTCTAAGACTTCAGCATTGGATAGGCCTTGATAAGGAAAGCCACCGATAGTAGACAATTCCCATAGAGTGACGCCATACGACCACACGTCGGTTTGCAGCGTAAATAATCCCTCTTTTATTGACTCTGGCGACATCCATCTCACCGGTAGCATCCCTAAACGCCTCAggaaagaaaattcatttcagAGTTGAAGGTGTCTAGTTGCCTTTCGTAAACGGTAGTTGTTGTGACCTTTTTTACCGAATGTTGTTACTTGTTGAACAATTTCTTACTTAAATAGTGGGAAGCCTGTGCCTCCCATAAGGCGTAGCGGTCTTAGAACGAACACGAGGAGAATGAGTCGCCATGTttgatgttgtttttattaACTCTACTGCGGATTTCCAAAAGCTCCTACATAATCGAATCCTGCAAAGGTTTAGAAGAGTAGGTTGGATCTGATTGTTTGAGTTTGAGAATAAATGACATAAATTGTGGATTTGCGACTACAGTAGTAGTAGTCCATGCCACCATTGGGGGCCATGCCTTAAGTCATGatagatgtaatatattccctggattaagttACAACAAGACAAATGACACAGTTTTGAATAGTGTTAGAAAGAATGACGTTGAAGGCCAAGTTGAGTTTACGTTAAAAGTTCTGGAAAGAGCTAGGGatcaagggtggcgcagtgctGAGAGctctcgcctcccaccaatgaggcccgggttcgaatcctggcgtcgacgccatatgtgggttgagtttgttgttggttctctccctttactccgagaggtttttctccgggtactacggttttcccctctccttaaaaaccaacactttcaaattccaattcgatctggaacgcactgacacgtttcaacgagttcttatgaactccttagtgctccgtgggtaaacaaattacaatttacaatttacgtTAAAAGTTCTGGAAAGAGCTAGGGTCACCTGTTCACGATGTATCAGTTAAAAATGCAGTTTGCTACTTTATCTACTTTCGGAATTTTGGCGGGTCGGTGTGGTAATGTTGTATTAAGGGAGAGAGATTAGGATAGGAAAGGtctgggttcgaccctgggttgcaatcttctttcttcttaatagaaacactctccataacaggtcaaaaattttctaagtgtcttaACAATTacagcgaccgtttacgaaagggaaatttgCACCGGGGCATAGGAGCTCGATTGCACTTTCGTGGCTTGATGACATAAGACTGGAATTTTAGACATTTGGAATTTTAGACGGACGAGGTTGCAAGTAACATGGTGGCCTGGGCTTCAGATCAAAACATACCTTAGTTGAACTCCTTCTTACGTAATTACCAGTGACAAGTGGGGTACCCAGTGGGGCACCCAGGGGGAGCTTAAGGGGTTCCCGAAcgtccccccacccctccccaatttttttcgtttttattaatGTCGCTGTTGAGTTTTCAAATGTCAATTAAAATACTGCTGTACTGCTCTATTGTTTTAAAGACACAAAGTGATTTCTATTGTCAAATAATTAAGCAGTGCAAATATCTATCCCTTTGGAAGGCGCCTAAGAAAAGAGAGATCTCAGTAAGTGACACTTTTCTACACAATTTGGatcccccgcccctccccccccccccccctaccccccaCCTTGCATGGCACTTGCTTTTTAAGTCACCAAACTTCACGGAAAATCCTTTCCTCAATAGACAACAAAACAGCCGTATATTTGCATTGGTATAGACTCATCAAACAAGCGATGTGAAAAAGGGGAGTGAGCTATTTCTTCCCTAATAAGTAGACCTATCAGTATAATAAAATCACTTGGATCTGTTCTAGGTTAGCATCGATATGGAAACTCTGCAACTGTTTATTGTTCTACTACTCACGTGAGAAAGCTTATACTATCTAACCTAAAACAGGACTGAAATAGCAAACAAGTGCATATCCTCACCGTTTCGTTGGAATCTGTAGTAGTCAGTGCCTTGAAGTGGTCTTGCCAATCCAAAGTCGCCGATCTTAACGACGTTTCCAAAACCTACCATACAGTTTCGTAAAGCAAGATCCCTAAtagcaataaaacaaaatggaacGTGAAAAAGAGATCATAATTTAAATGGTCCTTATATTACCTTGCGCTTGGCGAGTGTCAGCGATAACATAGGAAGAATTGTCTGTTTCCCAAAGATGGAGATAAGGCTTTTCCTTTTTACCCCATGTAAGGAATCCGTATTCTCGGAATTTTTGCTTGTTGAATCCAGAaccctgggctttggaatccggaatacaactcaaggaatccggaatcccccAAAGATgggattccagaatccaagtacctggaatccgaaatccacgacgtggaatccaaaatccaagacttTCCTGGTTCCCTTACACAGCACGCTCCTTTCCTTTCAAGATAAGATATATAGACTATGAAACGTCTTGTCGATTCTAAACTGAATCTCCTATGTCGAGGAAAccttatgatgatgcaaccagaGATTTTTTAGCGAGCAAGC encodes:
- the LOC140926507 gene encoding beta-1,3-galactosyltransferase 6-like, with product MLRRRKYQLIQFLVISIAAMILLLIFHNTTEPNILYQPDMLPYRIQLSEIQGELVWPIHDVSVGLPISHIRDFGENKSRVLLVIIVSTAPLRRERREAIRQTWWKHCKAEEVACHFFTDGRVVNTKIQRSLLKERSLYGDMEFQPLLGGIEFGLRFLYHAKWTAARYDFQYFFRVDDDYFVCLEKLLNELPLRPKENLVWGNFHCEINGSWVDESWMVFSRDIVETFLTQDARTMLCHPHADQQIALWLNKISDKLYFHDHRLNHWVPDTFDWQAKNICDKYLGVHKAFAPRMLQLGKASGDGPQEVPPVSNFSVYCDLKTFDYKMFDPSSIFFYEPKPCVENFLWVKNHRLWIGQEGKVNT